In one window of Corynebacterium incognita DNA:
- a CDS encoding DUF4245 domain-containing protein: MAREEKPRIFQGGRDMMLSLAVILVMMFAVVGVTGLCSINPEAKDNPAVHEVDAETFLTMEARSTSTPLRLPQTPEGWMPNVARRANVAGTPAAVVGWVTDKDTFIQLIQTSLPLDDAVTGVDANYREVKRTVDVDGVELQLHAGESGDVKDLWAADLGDIRVVLGGTANEEDVTTLLRATMDAQPLPTK; encoded by the coding sequence GTGGCACGCGAAGAAAAACCAAGAATTTTCCAGGGCGGCCGGGACATGATGCTGTCCCTTGCTGTCATCCTCGTGATGATGTTCGCCGTCGTTGGCGTAACCGGCTTGTGTTCCATCAACCCGGAAGCCAAAGACAATCCTGCGGTACACGAGGTCGACGCGGAGACGTTCCTGACTATGGAGGCCCGCAGCACCTCGACGCCGCTGCGCCTGCCGCAGACGCCAGAGGGCTGGATGCCCAACGTCGCCCGCCGTGCCAACGTGGCGGGAACCCCCGCCGCCGTCGTGGGCTGGGTGACGGACAAGGACACCTTCATCCAGCTGATCCAGACCTCGCTCCCGCTTGACGACGCCGTGACAGGCGTTGACGCCAATTACCGCGAGGTCAAGCGCACCGTGGACGTTGACGGCGTGGAGCTGCAACTGCACGCCGGTGAATCCGGCGACGTCAAGGATTTGTGGGCCGCTGACCTTGGTGACATTCGCGTGGTTCTGGGCGGCACCGCTAACGAGGAGGACGTCACCACCCTCCTCCGTGCCACCATGGACGCGCAGCCGCTGCCGACTAAATAA
- the ychF gene encoding redox-regulated ATPase YchF encodes MSLTLGIVGLPNVGKSTLFNALTRNDVLAANYPFATIEPNVGLVELPDPRLNRLAEIYSSERILPATVSFVDIAGIVKGASEGEGMGNAFLANIREADAICQVVRAFSDDNVIHVDGNVDPSADISVINTELILADIQTIEKALPRLEKEAKKNKELADTVSEVKKAQEILEDDRTLFSAAKNSEIDLSLLRELHLMTAKPFLYVFNSDEGVLTDDAKKDELRALVAPADCVFLDAKTEAELLELDDEEAAELLESVGQTEPGLHSLAKAGFATLGLQTYLTAGPKETRAWTIPQGATAPQAAGVIHTDFERGFIKAEIVSFDDLDATGSMNEARSQGKVRQEGKDYVMQDGDIVEFRFNN; translated from the coding sequence GTGAGTCTTACACTAGGAATCGTCGGCCTGCCCAACGTGGGCAAGTCCACGCTGTTTAACGCCCTTACCCGCAACGATGTTCTGGCCGCGAACTACCCGTTCGCCACCATCGAGCCCAACGTGGGTCTGGTGGAGTTGCCGGATCCTCGCCTCAACCGGCTGGCGGAGATTTATTCTTCTGAGCGCATCCTTCCGGCGACGGTGTCCTTCGTGGATATCGCCGGCATCGTCAAGGGTGCGTCGGAAGGCGAAGGCATGGGAAACGCATTCTTGGCCAACATCCGCGAGGCAGATGCCATCTGCCAGGTTGTGCGCGCCTTCTCCGATGACAACGTCATCCACGTGGACGGCAATGTGGATCCTTCTGCCGATATCTCAGTCATCAACACCGAGCTCATCCTCGCTGATATCCAGACCATAGAAAAGGCCCTGCCACGTCTTGAGAAGGAAGCGAAGAAGAACAAGGAACTCGCTGACACCGTTTCTGAGGTGAAAAAGGCGCAGGAGATTCTCGAAGATGATCGAACCTTGTTCAGCGCGGCCAAGAACAGCGAGATTGATTTGTCCTTGCTCCGTGAACTGCACTTGATGACTGCGAAGCCTTTCTTGTACGTCTTCAACTCAGACGAGGGAGTGCTTACCGACGACGCGAAGAAGGACGAGCTGCGTGCCCTTGTTGCTCCTGCGGACTGCGTTTTCCTAGACGCAAAGACCGAGGCTGAGCTGCTGGAACTTGACGACGAAGAAGCGGCCGAGCTCTTAGAATCCGTTGGCCAGACCGAGCCTGGTTTGCACTCCCTGGCTAAGGCAGGCTTTGCGACGTTGGGTCTGCAGACCTACCTCACCGCAGGTCCTAAGGAGACACGCGCCTGGACTATCCCGCAGGGTGCTACAGCTCCGCAGGCTGCCGGAGTTATCCACACCGATTTTGAGCGTGGCTTCATTAAGGCCGAGATTGTTTCTTTCGACGATCTCGATGCCACTGGCTCCATGAACGAGGCTCGTAGTCAGGGTAAGGTCCGCCAGGAAGGCAAGGACTACGTCATGCAAGATGGCGACATCGTGGAGTTCCGTTTCAATAACTAG
- a CDS encoding exodeoxyribonuclease VII small subunit, with protein MTNPSPDTFGHGQHNDNAQTPVEQLGYEQARDELVETVRILELGQMSLDESLRYWERGETLARRCEELLDGASRRVESALQAAQGADNSPAGEQEGQ; from the coding sequence ATGACTAACCCCAGCCCCGACACCTTCGGCCACGGCCAACACAATGACAACGCCCAGACCCCTGTTGAGCAACTGGGCTACGAGCAGGCGCGTGACGAACTCGTGGAGACCGTGCGCATCCTCGAGCTTGGTCAGATGAGCCTTGATGAGTCGTTGCGCTACTGGGAGCGCGGCGAGACCCTGGCCCGGCGCTGCGAAGAGCTTCTCGACGGCGCGTCCCGCCGCGTGGAAAGCGCCCTCCAGGCGGCCCAGGGCGCAGACAACTCCCCTGCAGGCGAACAGGAAGGACAATAG
- a CDS encoding AI-2E family transporter — MSSGDDMSVGAPAESATGSVLDSISPDPPGDQVDRAVVMGQAVKQAAMWALRLLIIGIFLYSVGQLVGKFWQGVLPVLLAILVCTVLAPLTSWMRRHHIPGALAAILSILLFFGVVGGLIGFIAPNFARQSQTLYLQTVEGIQRLQLWALGPPLELDHEELTGVVDEVARWLQARAGTIAGSIFSGLGTITSMVVTVLVVLVLMFFFLKDGHSFLPWLRQATGRRTGWHLTEVLTRAWNTLGGFIRAQALVSLIDAVFIGFGLALIGVPLAMALAVITFIAGFIPFVGAIVAGALAVTIALVSVGVGPALLTLLLVLVVQQLEGNVLSPWLQSKAMNLHPVIVLISVTVGSAIFGLVGAFLAVPTVATLAVIYRYVKDMMMLQSGEKTAADIEFVTVAGTLAGRLNEQEGARQRAVWRAEHSVSDGDECAENAAADPVEKPSSAPAATDPEAIDAATRDHATGNAETNTTSATAPEASGDEEAKPEDSDHSILRRAEQAREELAALAAKYGSLLPDSLRQRQESESDPLERLINLDSSPSEYSRKKKQGFVERLFGK; from the coding sequence ATGTCTTCGGGCGACGACATGAGCGTAGGCGCGCCCGCGGAGTCTGCCACCGGCAGCGTCCTTGACTCGATCTCTCCTGATCCGCCGGGCGATCAGGTGGATCGAGCCGTGGTCATGGGTCAAGCCGTGAAGCAGGCCGCGATGTGGGCTTTGCGCCTTCTCATCATCGGCATCTTCTTGTACTCGGTGGGCCAGTTGGTGGGCAAGTTCTGGCAGGGCGTGCTTCCGGTCCTGCTCGCCATTTTGGTGTGCACTGTGTTGGCGCCCCTAACGTCGTGGATGCGGCGACACCACATCCCCGGCGCTCTCGCTGCAATCCTGTCCATTTTGCTGTTCTTCGGCGTCGTCGGCGGGCTCATTGGTTTCATCGCGCCCAACTTCGCGCGTCAATCGCAGACCCTTTACCTCCAAACCGTCGAGGGCATCCAGCGCCTGCAGCTGTGGGCTTTGGGCCCGCCTTTGGAATTGGATCACGAGGAGCTCACTGGCGTCGTGGACGAGGTGGCGCGCTGGCTCCAGGCGCGCGCGGGCACGATTGCCGGTTCCATTTTCTCCGGTTTAGGCACCATCACCTCGATGGTCGTGACTGTGCTGGTCGTGCTCGTGTTAATGTTCTTCTTCCTCAAGGACGGCCACAGCTTCCTCCCGTGGCTACGCCAAGCCACCGGCCGACGCACCGGCTGGCACCTGACGGAGGTGCTGACCCGCGCCTGGAACACCTTGGGCGGCTTCATCCGCGCGCAGGCTTTGGTCTCGCTTATCGACGCCGTGTTTATCGGTTTCGGCCTCGCACTCATCGGCGTCCCCCTAGCCATGGCGTTGGCGGTCATCACGTTTATCGCAGGTTTCATTCCTTTCGTGGGCGCGATCGTGGCGGGCGCATTGGCAGTGACTATCGCGCTTGTGTCGGTCGGCGTCGGCCCGGCGCTGCTCACGCTGTTACTGGTCCTAGTGGTTCAACAGCTGGAGGGCAATGTTCTTAGTCCGTGGCTGCAGTCGAAGGCGATGAACCTGCACCCGGTTATCGTGTTGATTTCCGTGACGGTCGGTTCGGCTATCTTCGGTCTGGTTGGCGCCTTCTTGGCGGTTCCGACGGTGGCAACATTGGCGGTGATTTACCGCTACGTCAAGGACATGATGATGTTGCAGTCGGGAGAAAAGACGGCTGCGGACATCGAGTTCGTTACGGTGGCGGGAACCCTGGCGGGGCGCCTTAACGAGCAGGAGGGCGCGCGCCAGCGCGCGGTCTGGCGGGCCGAGCACTCCGTTTCTGACGGCGACGAATGCGCCGAGAACGCCGCCGCGGACCCCGTTGAAAAGCCATCTTCCGCTCCTGCGGCCACGGACCCTGAGGCTATCGACGCCGCGACTCGCGACCACGCGACTGGCAATGCCGAAACAAACACGACCAGTGCGACAGCTCCGGAGGCGTCTGGCGACGAAGAGGCAAAGCCGGAGGATTCAGATCACTCCATCCTGCGGCGCGCCGAGCAGGCCCGCGAAGAGTTGGCTGCCTTGGCAGCGAAGTATGGCAGCCTCCTCCCGGATTCACTACGGCAACGCCAGGAGAGCGAATCCGATCCGCTGGAGAGACTCATCAACCTCGACTCCAGCCCGTCTGAGTATTCACGGAAGAAAAAGCAGGGTTTCGTAGAACGTTTGTTCGGCAAATAG
- a CDS encoding HEPN domain-containing protein gives MPNDPLNLDKAGEWAGVWWLPEAPSEKVPGVLRYDPEDGLSLSLIGNFEDRILTTDSSGWTAVHEGTRTWEVMHGVAELREITLLGCVPRSTRRTMGARVASPDKQTVTATVAIIGAHVSGDADPAFARAEVSVEDLSLWAASSVFEGSLGAPDGKIDGTGRISVKPVEAQSVVVDDTEYRLQHTHTLPFFDQRKGGSVGRMRDTVSICVVPAEPFSLSVALQEASLVQDLISLATHRAAGVIWLRLEVAGTESHFPDGRPLPRRRADVLYSPAALGKHDAKAVDHHRMFFTCGSIPFEEVMPRWCEAHGRLEAATNMILGLRYAPARFVENNLLTAVGAAEVLHRNLRIDEKPFPNAEFRAMREAMLAQVPDEHRNRFKGAIRNDPTLRDRLHALAARPDQEAIAQLLPDVDHWAKWTTRARNDLAHEGRTPNHSIEELIAVVEVTTAVVILNVLHELGLPAERQREIVREHPQLRATFRTAAEWLVPSPNP, from the coding sequence ATGCCTAATGATCCTCTCAACCTCGACAAGGCCGGCGAGTGGGCTGGCGTGTGGTGGCTGCCGGAAGCCCCTAGCGAGAAGGTCCCGGGTGTCCTACGGTACGACCCGGAAGATGGTCTCTCTCTGTCGCTGATCGGCAACTTCGAGGATCGGATCTTGACGACGGACTCGTCTGGATGGACTGCTGTTCACGAAGGAACCCGCACCTGGGAAGTCATGCACGGTGTGGCCGAGCTCAGGGAGATCACACTGCTTGGCTGTGTTCCTAGGAGCACCAGAAGGACCATGGGTGCGCGAGTGGCGAGCCCTGATAAGCAGACCGTGACCGCGACGGTCGCCATCATCGGCGCGCATGTCAGCGGTGACGCGGATCCGGCGTTCGCTAGGGCAGAAGTCTCAGTCGAGGATCTGAGTCTCTGGGCGGCGTCTTCTGTGTTCGAAGGATCCCTCGGGGCTCCCGACGGCAAGATCGATGGGACCGGGCGTATCTCGGTGAAGCCGGTCGAGGCGCAATCGGTCGTGGTCGACGACACTGAGTATCGCCTTCAGCACACGCACACGCTTCCATTCTTCGACCAGCGCAAGGGAGGAAGCGTCGGACGTATGCGGGACACGGTGTCCATCTGCGTCGTGCCAGCCGAACCATTCTCTCTGAGTGTTGCTCTGCAGGAGGCGAGCCTGGTGCAGGACCTGATCTCCCTGGCGACGCATCGCGCGGCCGGAGTGATCTGGCTCCGACTGGAAGTTGCCGGGACCGAGTCGCACTTCCCTGATGGCCGCCCGCTGCCGCGCCGACGTGCCGATGTGCTCTACTCACCGGCCGCGCTTGGAAAACACGACGCGAAAGCCGTCGATCACCACCGAATGTTCTTCACCTGCGGCTCGATCCCATTTGAGGAGGTCATGCCCCGATGGTGCGAGGCCCATGGCCGCCTGGAGGCAGCGACAAACATGATCTTGGGCTTGCGCTACGCACCGGCCCGTTTTGTTGAGAACAATCTTCTGACGGCAGTCGGTGCTGCCGAGGTGTTGCACCGCAACCTCCGCATCGACGAGAAACCGTTCCCCAACGCGGAGTTCAGGGCGATGCGAGAGGCGATGCTGGCGCAGGTTCCCGATGAGCACCGAAACAGGTTCAAGGGGGCGATCCGCAACGACCCGACCCTCCGTGATCGGCTCCATGCCCTCGCCGCGCGACCCGATCAGGAAGCGATCGCACAGCTCTTACCGGATGTCGACCATTGGGCGAAGTGGACGACGCGCGCCCGCAATGACCTCGCGCACGAGGGCAGAACGCCCAACCATTCCATCGAGGAGCTGATCGCCGTCGTCGAGGTGACGACCGCGGTCGTAATCCTCAACGTCTTGCACGAGCTCGGGTTGCCGGCGGAGCGGCAGCGAGAGATCGTGCGGGAGCACCCGCAACTGAGGGCTACGTTCCGTACCGCTGCCGAATGGCTGGTTCCCTCACCAAACCCTTAG
- the xseA gene encoding exodeoxyribonuclease VII large subunit has translation MAEARSTKNTADTAWPVSQLNSVVKSYIERMGYIWVEGQLTQINVKPSWKLSYLTLRDTEQEKSVSLTCPTNIIANAPTPLKDGDRVVVLGRPQYYEGRGSFSLWVSEIRQVGLGQLLARVEMLRQQLAQEGLFDASRKRPLPFLPKTVGLITGRGSAAERDVLAVAQARWPEVNVRVINTAVQGATAVPQVIDALQRLDADPEVDVIIITRGGGSVEDLLPFSEESLQRAVAAAQTPVVSAIGHEPDNPVLDNVADLRAATPTDAAKKVVPDVVTERERLREARSRMAGSLRGWVDRERRNLQSLRSRPVLADPLTPITRRRDELDRARTLIRRDISHLLEKETSRISGLRSQVSTLGPAATLERGYAVVQVLPRDGGDPEVVTSYTQAPPGSQLRIRVGDGSITAAGMAATPAD, from the coding sequence TTGGCGGAGGCGAGATCCACCAAGAACACCGCGGACACCGCTTGGCCGGTGAGCCAACTCAACTCCGTAGTGAAGTCATATATCGAGCGTATGGGCTATATTTGGGTCGAGGGCCAGCTCACTCAGATCAATGTCAAGCCCAGCTGGAAGCTCAGCTACCTCACGTTGCGCGATACTGAGCAGGAAAAGTCGGTGTCCCTGACGTGTCCCACAAATATCATCGCGAATGCCCCCACCCCACTCAAGGACGGCGACCGCGTAGTTGTCTTGGGTAGGCCTCAGTACTACGAAGGACGCGGCAGTTTTTCCCTGTGGGTGTCGGAGATCCGGCAGGTGGGACTGGGGCAGTTGCTCGCGCGCGTTGAGATGTTGCGGCAGCAGCTGGCCCAGGAGGGGCTTTTCGACGCCTCCCGGAAGCGCCCGCTTCCCTTTCTCCCCAAGACCGTTGGACTCATCACGGGCCGCGGTTCCGCGGCGGAACGCGACGTCCTCGCCGTGGCACAAGCACGCTGGCCTGAGGTCAATGTCCGGGTCATCAACACCGCAGTGCAGGGAGCTACCGCCGTACCCCAGGTCATCGACGCCCTGCAGCGCCTCGATGCGGACCCGGAGGTGGACGTCATCATCATCACCCGCGGCGGCGGTTCGGTGGAAGACCTTCTCCCGTTTTCCGAAGAATCCCTGCAGCGCGCTGTCGCGGCGGCGCAGACCCCGGTCGTCTCCGCCATTGGCCACGAACCGGACAATCCGGTGCTCGACAACGTCGCCGACCTCCGCGCCGCCACGCCTACCGACGCCGCGAAGAAGGTGGTCCCGGACGTCGTCACCGAACGCGAGAGGCTGCGTGAGGCCCGCTCCCGCATGGCGGGTTCGCTGCGCGGCTGGGTCGACCGCGAACGCCGTAATCTGCAGTCCCTGCGTTCCCGCCCGGTGCTCGCGGACCCGCTGACCCCGATCACCCGCCGCCGCGACGAGCTCGACCGCGCCCGTACACTGATTCGCCGCGACATTTCCCACCTCCTGGAGAAGGAAACCAGCCGGATCAGCGGTCTGCGCTCTCAGGTCTCAACGCTGGGCCCCGCCGCCACGTTGGAGCGTGGTTACGCAGTGGTCCAGGTACTCCCGCGCGACGGCGGCGACCCCGAAGTGGTCACCTCGTACACCCAGGCCCCGCCAGGCAGTCAGTTGCGTATCCGCGTTGGCGACGGATCGATTACCGCCGCCGGCATGGCCGCCACCCCAGCCGACTAA
- a CDS encoding 4-hydroxy-3-methylbut-2-enyl diphosphate reductase has protein sequence MTEAGKNVLLAAPRGYCAGVDRAVETVEQALEKYGAPIYVRKEIVHNRYVVESLAKRGVIFVEEASEAPEGAHLVFSAHGISPAVRREAEGRKQLTLDATCPLVTKVHKEVQRFARDGYHILLVGHEGHEEVEGTAGEAPEITHLVDGFAGVEALPDWLQNEKLVWLSQTTLSVDETVEVVNKLRERFPHLQNPPSDDICYATQNRQESVKAIAPKCDLMIVVGSQNSSNSKRLVEVALEAGSKASYLVDFADEIDEAWLEGVETVGVTCGASVPELLVREVLEFLDKRGWHNVEQVTTTTETIQFQLPRELRASRA, from the coding sequence ATGACTGAAGCTGGCAAGAATGTACTACTGGCCGCACCCCGCGGATACTGCGCGGGCGTCGATCGCGCGGTGGAGACCGTGGAGCAGGCCCTGGAAAAATACGGCGCACCCATTTACGTGCGCAAGGAAATTGTGCACAACCGTTACGTCGTTGAGTCGCTGGCTAAGCGTGGCGTGATCTTCGTTGAGGAAGCTTCAGAGGCCCCGGAGGGAGCGCACCTGGTGTTCTCCGCACACGGTATCTCTCCCGCGGTGCGCCGCGAGGCTGAGGGGCGCAAGCAGCTGACCCTGGACGCCACCTGCCCGCTGGTGACCAAGGTGCACAAGGAAGTCCAGCGATTCGCCCGCGATGGATACCATATCCTGCTGGTGGGCCACGAGGGCCACGAAGAGGTGGAGGGAACCGCGGGTGAGGCCCCCGAGATTACCCACCTCGTAGACGGATTCGCCGGCGTGGAGGCGCTGCCGGACTGGCTGCAGAACGAAAAGCTCGTGTGGTTGTCCCAGACGACGTTGTCCGTGGACGAGACCGTGGAGGTTGTGAACAAGCTCCGCGAGCGTTTCCCGCACCTGCAGAACCCGCCGAGCGATGACATTTGCTACGCCACCCAGAACCGTCAGGAGTCGGTGAAGGCGATTGCCCCGAAGTGCGATCTGATGATCGTGGTGGGCTCGCAGAACTCCTCCAACTCCAAGCGTCTGGTGGAGGTGGCTCTGGAGGCTGGCTCCAAGGCTTCGTACCTGGTTGACTTCGCCGATGAAATCGACGAGGCGTGGCTCGAGGGCGTGGAGACCGTGGGTGTTACCTGCGGTGCTTCCGTGCCGGAGCTGCTGGTGCGCGAAGTGCTGGAGTTCTTGGACAAGCGCGGTTGGCACAACGTTGAGCAGGTGACCACGACCACCGAGACCATTCAGTTCCAGCTGCCACGGGAGCTACGCGCTAGCCGGGCTTAA
- a CDS encoding DUF6542 domain-containing protein, with product MSHANSGSRTTLNKGASGLPTWSGITIVLAALLTGMLISIMNLDMGVPYLACFVVAGLAVALFTELRGLFLTVAMLPVSFAAVTILTSFIITRMMAADGTPMFNKTTIVTAVYPLAQYFLVLAAVTAGAIVIAVLRLKSHQRNSAKRAEEHTAQRRQEAEADRRNRETVTRARAVTGTPPDKTARAQDRAQVRRPVQEGDPDRRQTHERPSRAQRPRMDEDVYGNE from the coding sequence GTGTCACATGCTAATTCCGGATCCCGCACCACCCTTAACAAAGGGGCCTCAGGCTTACCCACGTGGTCCGGCATCACCATTGTCCTCGCAGCGCTGCTCACTGGCATGCTCATCAGCATAATGAATTTGGACATGGGCGTGCCCTACCTGGCCTGCTTTGTCGTTGCAGGCCTAGCTGTCGCACTGTTCACGGAGCTGCGCGGGCTCTTCCTGACGGTGGCCATGTTGCCGGTATCTTTCGCCGCGGTCACCATCCTCACGTCGTTCATCATCACCCGCATGATGGCAGCGGATGGCACGCCGATGTTTAACAAGACCACCATCGTCACGGCGGTGTACCCGCTGGCGCAATACTTCCTGGTCCTCGCCGCGGTGACTGCTGGCGCCATCGTTATCGCGGTGCTGCGCCTCAAGTCCCACCAACGCAACAGCGCTAAACGCGCGGAGGAGCATACCGCGCAGCGCCGCCAGGAGGCCGAAGCCGATCGTCGCAACCGTGAGACGGTTACCCGCGCCCGCGCAGTGACCGGGACTCCCCCGGACAAGACCGCACGCGCACAGGATCGCGCCCAGGTTCGCCGGCCCGTTCAAGAGGGCGACCCTGACCGGCGTCAGACACACGAGCGCCCGTCACGCGCGCAGCGCCCCCGGATGGACGAGGACGTGTACGGCAACGAATAG
- a CDS encoding DNA recombination protein RmuC, with the protein MNVSLWSLILGLAIGVVVGWLARTAHAATVPHPTTAQDKVSTSGEQPTLPPAELDAQQLEQHIAPLEKAMDRLGYQLQELEADRATAFASLSSQVQAMSRTSTRLNDRTEQLVTALRSPNIRGRWGEVQLERVVEMGGMVQHCDFNSQVTAYIGTKQVRPDLVIHLAGGRNIVVDAKVPFSAYLDALEATDPEEHAALLRRHGHVVRNHISALAAKGYMEAFQPTPEFVVLFVPADPFLDAALSVDPDLLDFAFDNNVVLATPTTLFALLRTVALGWKQEDLSEKALEIQRLGRELYSRLNTMGDHYNKVGHHLDRAVEAFNSTLASMDSRVMVTARKIKEMDLPTRSHDRPTELTIVSNSSRISHAGGE; encoded by the coding sequence ATGAACGTTTCTTTATGGTCACTGATCCTGGGTTTAGCCATCGGCGTTGTGGTGGGCTGGCTGGCTCGTACTGCGCATGCGGCCACTGTTCCCCACCCGACCACTGCACAGGACAAAGTGTCCACAAGCGGCGAGCAACCCACGCTGCCGCCCGCGGAACTTGACGCGCAGCAGCTCGAGCAGCACATTGCTCCGCTGGAAAAGGCGATGGACCGGCTGGGGTATCAGCTTCAGGAATTGGAGGCAGATCGTGCGACCGCGTTCGCGTCACTGAGCAGCCAGGTGCAGGCGATGTCGCGCACGTCCACCCGGCTCAATGACCGCACTGAACAGTTAGTGACGGCGCTTCGGAGCCCAAATATTCGCGGCCGTTGGGGCGAGGTGCAACTCGAGCGCGTGGTGGAGATGGGCGGGATGGTCCAGCACTGCGACTTCAACTCCCAGGTCACTGCCTATATCGGCACCAAGCAAGTGCGCCCGGACTTGGTCATTCATCTCGCCGGCGGCCGCAACATTGTGGTCGACGCCAAGGTTCCGTTTAGTGCCTATTTGGACGCCCTCGAGGCCACCGATCCTGAGGAACATGCCGCACTGTTGCGCCGGCACGGCCACGTGGTGCGCAACCACATCAGCGCGTTGGCCGCGAAGGGATACATGGAGGCTTTCCAACCCACCCCGGAGTTCGTCGTCCTCTTCGTACCCGCAGATCCGTTCTTGGACGCCGCCCTCAGCGTGGACCCGGACCTGCTGGATTTCGCGTTCGACAACAACGTTGTCTTGGCCACACCTACCACTCTTTTCGCGTTATTGCGCACGGTAGCGTTGGGCTGGAAGCAAGAGGATCTCTCGGAGAAGGCCTTAGAAATCCAGCGCCTCGGGCGTGAGTTGTACTCACGGCTCAACACGATGGGCGATCACTACAACAAGGTGGGCCATCACCTCGATCGAGCGGTGGAAGCCTTCAATTCGACGCTGGCATCGATGGATTCGCGGGTGATGGTCACTGCACGCAAGATTAAGGAAATGGACCTTCCCACTCGCTCTCACGACCGCCCGACGGAGCTAACTATCGTGTCGAATTCCTCACGGATCAGCCACGCGGGCGGTGAATAA